A single Hippocampus zosterae strain Florida chromosome 1, ASM2543408v3, whole genome shotgun sequence DNA region contains:
- the LOC127596839 gene encoding homeodomain-interacting protein kinase 2-like — MDSYGIFGDRLVPGARLYSASTSYKVLSLLSSGNFGKVAKCRKMDSDKTVAVKMIRNQGSFAEQAKIEIDALQKVKKLQNSKRHLVLWKRVFSDMGHICLEFEYLDKSLYDLMRERQFKHLRVKEIRPVVHQLASALDHLKRAHMIHADIRLDNVMLIDHQRQPYRIKISDLCLAQGASATKHNSNVQSHTYWSPEILLGAPYTEATDMWSVGCVAAFLYIGTHIYPGKKEYETIKYIMETQGPFPEDILVSGEKTGDFFHRDNKTSSWRLKTPEYYQQETGFATRDTRKLKLTSLNHLQQLQPWVSDAQYPTDKDVHADDKQMFVEVIKGMLHLNASQRLTPHQVLGHPFVTMSHLKVHRDVGQHAKSCYALMSHCVKETSRISKRKSSTLQRSSSKSSQKKKNSTARIHKKSHDATCHRPAKRQKSGEEDDRTNQAKQPATEQRLTRLSIHSRLKSQDAKYIKLKTRFAARFMEEQSAIDENHTCQRTPTLNHQKQHHCCPEPGTGAWALEKDLPKGVPLRQK, encoded by the exons ATGGACTCATATGGCATATTTGGCGACCGCTTGGTCCCCGGCGCCCGATTGTACTCGGCATCCACCAGCTATAAGGTGCTGTCGTTACTCAGCAGCGGTAACTTCGGGAAAGTGGCCAAATGTCGCAAAATGGATAGCGACAAGACGGTGGCGGTGAAGATGATTAGGAATCAAGGCAGCTTTGCAGAGCAGGCCAAGATTGAG ATTGATGCGCTGCAGAAAGTAAAAAAGCTGCAAAACTCGAAAAGACATCTAGTTCTGTGGAAACGGGTCTTCAGCGACATGGGGCACATTTGTCTGGAATTTGAGTACCTGGACAAGAGTCTTTATGACCTCATGAGAGAACGACAATTCAAACATCTTCGTGTAAAAGAGATTCGACCCGTGGTCCATCAG TTGGCCAGCGCTTTGGACCACTTGAAGCGTGCTCATATGATTCATGCGGACATCAGGTTGGACAATGTCATGCTGATCGACCACCAGCGGCAACCGTACAGAATCAAAATCAGTGACCTCTGCTTGGCCCAAGGAGCTTCGGCCACCAAACACAACTCCAATGTTCAGAGCCACACATACTG GTCTCCAGAGATCTTACTGGGGGCCCCATACACCGAGGCAACAGACATGTGGTCTGTCGGTTGCGTGGCAGCTTTCCTCTACATCGGCACTCACATATACCCTGGCAAGAAGGAATATGAAACG ATAAAGTACATTATGGAGACACAAGGTCCATTTCCAGAGGACATCCTAGTCTCTGGGGAGAAGACTGGGGACTTTTTCCATAGGGACAACAAAACCAGTTCGTGGAGACTGAAG ACGCCAGAATATTACCAACAAGAGACAGGATTTGCAACGCGAGACACCCGAAAGTTAAAGCTGACGTCTCTCAATCACCTTCAACAA CTCCAGCCTTGGGTTTCCGATGCCCAATATCCCACTGATAAAGACGTGCACGCAGACGACAAGCAGATGTTTGTGGAGGTGATCAAGGGAATGCTCCATCTCAACGCATCCCAGCGACTGACTCCGCATCAAGTCCTGGGACATCCGTTCGTCACCATGAGCCACCTGAAGGTTCATCGTGACGTCGGCCAGCA CGCAAAGTCGTGCTATGCGTTGATGTCCCACTGCGTGAAGGAAACATCTCGCATTAGCAAAAGGAAATCGTCAACTTTGCAGAGATCTTCCTCAAAAAGCagccagaagaagaaaaactccACCGCAAGAATCCACAAGAAGTCCCATGATGCCACATGTCATCGTCCTGCCAAAAGACAGAAAAGTGGCGAAGAAGACGACCGCACCAATCAAGCGAAACAACCTGCTACCGAACAAAGACTCACCCGGCTCTCGATTCACTCGAGACTCAAGTCTCAGGATGCAAAGTACATCAAGCTGAAAACCAGATTTGCGGCTCGCTTCATGGAGGAGCAAAGCGCCATAGATGAAAACCATACTTGTCAACGTACTCCAACTCTGAACCACCAGAAACAGCATCATTGCTGTCCTGAACCAGGAACAGGGGCTTGGGCCCTGGAGAAGGATCTCCCTAAAGGTGTACCATTAAGACAAAAGTAG